A DNA window from Siniperca chuatsi isolate FFG_IHB_CAS linkage group LG6, ASM2008510v1, whole genome shotgun sequence contains the following coding sequences:
- the pex11g gene encoding peroxisomal membrane protein 11C, with the protein MQQSVESLVRLLESYRGRDKVIRTVCYGSQLAGGLLSRKAETDVSSHRFGKSLLLFSAQLSHCRTVLRLFDDLSMLAYSRSYGMGAGEEDAGVRWISVLTNVADQLYYPCEHIAWAADAELIKVKSDKWWLFSTVLWGTSLLLGILRSLRVLLLLKKKLKRYERDGGGGNSRSQLRRQMRAEVLSVLSSMADLSNAIHWMPPGFLWAGRFPNWLVGLMGTVSSLIGLTQMNAGDSDQTDSS; encoded by the exons atgcagcAGTCTGTGGAGTCTCTGGTGCGACTGCTGGAGTCATACAGGGGGAGAGATAAAGTT ATCCGGACCGTCTGTTACGGCTCCCAGCTGGCAGGAGGACTTCTTTCCCGGAAGGCAGAAACAGACGTTTCATCCCACCGATTCGGGAAaagtctgctgctgttttctgctcAGCTCAGCCACTGCCGGACGGTGCTGAGGCTGTTTGACGATCTATCCATGCTGGCCTACTCCCGCAGCTATGGGATGGGAGCCGGG GAGGAGGATGCAGGCGTGCGCTGGATATCGGTGCTGACCAACGTGGCCGACCAGCTGTACTACCCGTGTGAACACATCGCGTGGGCGGCTGATGCTGAGCTCATCAAAGTGAAGTCTGATAAGTGGTGGCTGTTCAGCACAGTGCTGTGGGGAACCTCTTTGCTTCTGGGAATTCTCAG ATCACTCCGAGTTCTGCTGCTACTGAAGAAGAAGCTGAAGAGATATGAGAGGGACGGAGGAGGTGGCAACAG TCGCTCTCAGCTCCGCAGACAGATGCGAGCGGAGGTGCTCTCTGTCCTCAGCAGCATGGCTGACCTCAGTAACGCCATTCACTGGATGCCGCCCGGCTTCCTGTGGGCAGGACGATTCCCCAACTGGCTGGTGGGGCTGATGGGCACCGTCTCGTCTCTGATTGGTTTGACTCAGATGAATGCCGGCGACAGTGACCAGACAGACAGTTCATAG